Proteins encoded within one genomic window of Trifolium pratense cultivar HEN17-A07 unplaced genomic scaffold, ARS_RC_1.1 scaffold_92, whole genome shotgun sequence:
- the LOC123901996 gene encoding uncharacterized protein LOC123901996 encodes MCLLKSALSTLRHRAAAQVFHHKLGKEGLWAPRVHPPNQSFTDPSSYHTQSVLLIMFPLLASTSMLILLARDKYINRFSRFDWSQEDPKKDFMTKPIREWTDEDKYEYFIARYKRFGTSSL; translated from the exons ATGTGTCTTCTCAAATCTGCTCTGTCCACCCTCCGTCATCGAGCCGCAGCACAGGTATTTCATCACAAGCTCGGAAAGGAAGGATTATGGGCTCCAAGGGTACACCCACCCAACCAG tcaTTCACTGATCCATCATCATATCACACTCAGAGTGTTTTGTTGATTATGTTTCCTTTGTTGGCTTCAACTTCGATGCTCATTCTTTTGGCTAGAGACAAATACATTAATCGGTTTTCTCGTTTTGATTGGAGCCAGGAAGATCCAAAAAAGGACTTTATGACAAAACCTATTAGGGAATGGACCGACGAAGATAAATATGAGTATTTTATTGCAAGATATAAACGCTTTGGGACATCTAGTCTCTAA